In Toxoplasma gondii ME49 chromosome VIII, whole genome shotgun sequence, a single genomic region encodes these proteins:
- the AP2VIII4 gene encoding AP2 domain transcription factor AP2VIII-4 (encoded by transcript TGME49_272710), producing the protein MPKTEVSRLGADRTSGHLAGQEGQRHFWAMVAPAFSTPAVSAPGHERQLLRNAAVAPAAMAREPLVSIPADAYSEFVGVNLLSQTDCLLDLQPAAPAKAAAFQMFSADPSAAALVEDPLHAEAEPRGPRGHAGPVLGFSPSLHAPRTSTGFPSGPKDSSCISSEGRRIQRVGLDGASAQTFSPEKGHQGTSSQIVCAVSNLSSDASALAAQTADRTWEKGQPDLFSSGDSINTLLHQTREILSSFARSGQPPPASPERQEGSVPNPRSHLISRRVHGIPGGNSSSEAEDGDDSLEKQTTCHLGALTPSGFRASDSSRRSPRGTAFLTPEGPTSQTPQRFPSVCTPQRTLSLMTPQAIIAMAEPLGEEDTEDGLWLPEPLGPSAWSTGGACSLPTTAPDARLVDRGGIHRRMEGDEELKRRYAEHMQRIASIPTAGPGSRNLSPAASYIAAAAEAIAADFQDNEGVDASPGGAEECSIHEQTNGTDAGTSGDLRGGSRESVSSSKRRGLSGLPLVGGISTSGTNAFWEASVHTSCQLPRETEGLGEMRVSSGKDTWSNAPIGDLCAAPAREDRKESGSGKSSPVETHARKASTTTSHRAPTAGRLSEVYLTSVLQPTEVLLDRTAALSAAVANPKVYVHLAKAFHNQSARRDWTSDPEFAYSCTDSSCNGSVPCEIASPSLDLLPVFFASSRHAPEALASLAPGVAAAAAVPAAEADSILHFCYRISLEPKRPAFQQIRLPSRANTALSQGPCLKCCLSVSLFPSRGDQSANGEQRRKDSPGFSARCKCRQRSSLGGDRRDEAGVAVSSTGAVEEHIARFLPFRPSFSASTKHSAVSSLGNISMALSCAPPLVFDGPPAFWGFEASPSSSDRSRESSATLQNACSDSEAAGVSPVSVIPPRFNETLGEDDVPVESSSSFAVSGKTSASTVLEAPGATKRRRVTACDDVASSAARTSTSVQSMLAQMYNQSFFSSDAFRIPATVFGFRLARHIAAAARDARITVSGTPDKQASLKGCTNSNGSDDDHLRSTCALLVLPEERSPDLPGVQAESGLSGKLENSTSSSGTSPTFVAPASPWERFMCCRDPPSRVSFVSSKAKLRLLPASGSVSRGGSATASTSVWGQKGDSGAGTSRPDEGVWVVRQAGTGVPLAVRAAVACAESAPCREAMPDSDGAGLLREDPEGGGTRRRRMSTSSAPGTPNRKLHSGRRPVSPAWRGFRGASRALTPDAAVSHQMFSGERGGSREGTAWRPRGCENGGTGEASRPRMMERFFLLDAHETAAAEPMPARLRRVRQMACSWFRNKKLQQFLYHWRRQLPLGADATPSERETNAPALPFVRASAFDGSSGEGSETGALGGTGTGPRPELHAPSVGTAERASEGVDLPLAILQEAEAERGRVSHLHALAHALVSKLATVAEPLPLQATCCGCLLLSVLRSSSLAVRSRGLRSEAQKATANGDEYLVQGEEVKQEEDTLLSPHMDKEAAGISSSTCLACSFRLGLRWREDAFAFEYFVAICRRGLTAEEAGREEVSEEQESGVHQTDEREAENRRCEGGGRSGESQDEVDATVEVHGESNAGKTKGLQREGMRNKAGLSSTEGDGCGVEFKHHGGDVFSETKDGESAKDETASVLVLVHDVIQPCVFDFVSVQVAFRAVLSRLLPFLTFREECWGAFADAPEFRQLLASIAEQRGLCPEKSRLSEGAQRASSSSGSVGPSEMWKSGDHTKARSAETMVQGDPDRDDGGEAKRELDEMCRETSESPVSESLSFHDVCRHLRRASGTPCSLLETLEAFVQETNETHAPRAKPHACSQGSARVLPSVCPPFTVVKCRRRPIGLERVLRQLLFSSQPSASPQTRGANSRLLRRGGGAAAAFDRLGASAVGRPLASDAPVDASGFQQNIQKLLEAEAFSVNCGYFSVPWSSSPPSSLKEDLFFAVFFPTQQALCCRRRMPASPGGLASEEMEEDLFSSGEETADTLSPERREACARRTAKACMRGLLQRLWPGRWPWREEAGDGLPLSVEEAWEAETGSQLLEEIERDSRRPQGTGMLSFKRGLSTASDGFEKRHSTLVTKGESLRSPLVSQDGADSREKTTTAAGMSMDLGERGAKHVVGGQAATFEVFDANKLRGEFFPFLSADADLSKDANPPSGNSLFFNGPGAAPNVDSPPEDLRWLLLPTASASLRTIPAAVLNGFSGAPSSSVPGDPSVSKQFVNDTDSSSASVASAVSPTLIPAPAPETSPPKLDALAARAETATSGRATEADRAAGSPPSSLTTPPQAAGLSDLPAKADDQSPTGSRHSLPRTAAGTCCDSTVTGSSRQPGSSAEDESSGAESVSAAAGPSWGTVEHDSPFQAKAGDGEDAQLKVRAGDGSRETGRPGGDVGSEVVKRRLWATDAEVTDLRDGLDFRLDWASDCDYGNGGSSESDADSPEEGGEHVHAAFVAGQAVSRRSKQTLLTFEEPVSEAEIFGVAQGAPVVPSEEEKPSETVRGPSRDGEGGRIPRAEVASVLREICSLRSPPALRDLLRLSAPPLGASGAIGDGAVSPGAYVSGGHTLRPRRGSDVSVAAAEQLTGKAPHGGTPGETRRGLSVSMEDHRQGDAGHASREEPLRGGGRETEVSVQKRPRTVPVPQDARPGASRGGLSLPAAFLSSSAVHANPSGYSPSSRGTPPPAAEVSSPFIHSPNSSGTPWSKPQTYGSLVSSPHRRLAHFLGSASLGPGAPGSPAYAGPLAEGREAAAGPWGSPPIPGRTEAAPASVGKTDAEAPGNAARSIAAVMSVLAQHVKQRPRQARGGSAATSGDVPRGGEGRRMDLAAILRTQQADSGGGVGGHRSPVGAAMESASAALLGALAEQALQATPPRSPDRAAPLTAAEVLEAAARRAWDGTGDREEGRGGRGGPTAGSAVFGEEADAWGASGALGSRGNPWDLLTRCSPETRQNLSLLLAAAETERGQRSLDGREGGHTSMSPGEQQRLLAATAALRLAALEAASRRRQETEPRQASCGANAPLEIQLQNLKRVLGIGVSEGAGAKKAAPVGLPARSAPSLVAALAGEVAASPVTLAPAPPGPTSPASAPEASAFAEGASDVSDSAVPGPRGPGTRPASPADAASLLHGALQPEGGEGEGRRTRGACGSGRRDRTDSSSYSEDSHCEDAGTSAAGSGSGAPSSGGGTPRAGGLEEDELVPIGALPTGVYFDVARRLWRCQWREDGRLKSSGFSLKHYKTLEAARAACILYKCAMTNTRVDPAWMVPEYIPLSMASKRLVKQRHQAAGLHAGAAEKPRASDEDPCGHAGVSRRRRPADGAGGASPTSRGPLTLDDEDLADRRLMSQRMGAPQTPRSLLPALGLQGPVNPGPEGDTSPCASAAAGRFAGAGSVGLEAMLAAAERHVRAASLKAGALPQSPQDPRALLKLLEEASRQN; encoded by the coding sequence GCAGTGGGCAGCCTCCGCCGGCCTCGCCTGAGAGGCAGGAAGGCTCTGTCCCAAACCCTCGAAGCCACTTGATTTCTCGCCGAGTCCACGGAATCCCAGGAGGCAACAGTTCGTCTGAAGCCGAAGACGGAGATGATTCGCTCGAGAAGCAAACCACCTGCCATTTGGGAGCCTTGACTCCATCGGGCTTTCGAGCGAGCGACTCCAGCCGGCGCTCCCCACGGGGAACGGCCTTCCTCACCCCGGAGGGGCCGACGTCGCAGACTCCCCAGCGGTTCccgagtgtatgtacaccccaaAGGACCCTGAGTCTGATGACTCCGCAGGCGATCATCGCGATGGCGGAGCCTCTGGGCGAAGAGGACACCGAAGACGGTCTGTGGTTGCCGGAGCCTCTCGGCCCTTCCGCATGGTCTACaggaggcgcatgcagtttgccGACCACGGCCCCGGATGCGAGGCTCGTAGACCGAGGCGGGATCCACCGCAGGatggagggagacgaagaactgaAGAGGCGGTACGCAGAGCACATGCAGCGGATTGCCTCGATTCCGACGGCGGGACCAGGGTCCCGAAACCTCTCGCCAGCTGCCTCGTACATCGCCGCGGCTGCAGAAGCGATTGCGGCAGACTTTCAGGACAACGAAGGCGTGGATGCGAGCCCGGGGGGCGCTGAGGAATGCAGCATCCACGAACAGACGAATGGGACAGACGCGGGCACATCGGGGGACTTGAGGGGGGGGAGTCGCGAGTCAGTTTCTTCGTCCAAACGGCGTGGACTCTCAGGGCTGCCCCTCGTCGGTGGCATTTCGACCTCCGGAACGAACGCTTTCTGGGAGGCTTCGGTTCATACATCCTGTCAGCTGCCTCGCGAAACCGAAGGCTTGGGAGAAATGCGAGTCTCGAGTGGAAAGGACACCTGGAGCAATGCTCCAATCGGGGACCTCTGCGCCGCGCCTGCGCGCGAAGATAGGAAAGAAAGCGGCTCGGGGAAATCGTCCCCGGTCGAAACTCATGCACGCAAGGCGTCGACGACAACCTCCCACAGAGCTCCGACAGCGGGGCGCCTCTCCGAGGTATACTTGACTTCTGTCCTGCAGCCGACCGAAGTCCTGCTGGACCGAACCGCCGCCCTCAGCGCCGCGGTAGCCAATCCCaaggtgtatgtacacctggcgAAGGCCTTCCACAACCAGAGCGCGCGGCGGGACTGGACGAGCGATCCTGAGTTCGCCTACAGCTGCACGGACAGCAGCTGCAACGGAAGCGTTCCCTGTGAAATTGCGTCTCCCTCCCTCGACCTCCTTCCCGTCTTCTTTGCGTCCTCCCGACACGCACCGGAGGCCCTCGCAAGCCTCGCCCCTggcgtcgccgccgccgctgctgTCCCGGCGGCCGAGGCAGACAGCATTCTCCACTTCTGCTACCGCATTTCTCTGGAGCCGAAGCGTCCCGCTTTCCAACAAATCCGCTTGCCATCTAGGGCGAACACCGCACTCTCGCAGGGACCGTGTCTCAAgtgttgtctctctgtctctctctttccctcccgCGGTGACCAGAGCGCGAACGGCGAACAGAGGCGGAAGGACTCGCCTGGGTTCTCGGCAAGATGTAAATGCAGGCAAAGATCTTCGCTCGGTGGCGACCGGAGGGACGAGGCAGGAGTAGCTGTCTCCTCTACAGGCGCCGTCGAAGAGCACATCGCTAggtttctcccctttcggccttcgttctctgcgtcgacAAAGCAttctgctgtttcttctcttggcAACATTTCTATGGCTCTCTCGTGTGCCCCACCCCTAGTGTTCGATGGGCCGCCGGCCTTTTGGGGCTTTGAAGCTTCGCCGAGTTCCTCAGACCGTTCGAGGGAGAGTTCGGCCACTCTacaaaatgcatgcagcgactcCGAGGCCGCGGGGGTGAGCCCGGTCTCTGTCATTCCCCCGCGTTTCAATGAAACActcggagaagacgacgtgCCTGTCGAATCATCATCGTCGTTTGCAGTTTCTGGGAAAACTTCCGCCTCGACTGTCCTTGAAGCGCCTGGAGCCACGAAGCGCCGGCGTGTCACCGCATGCGACGACGTCGCTTCGTCTGCCGCTCGGACGTCGACATCCGTTCAGAGCATGCTCGCGCAAATGTACAAtcagtctttcttctcctcggaCGCATTCAGGATCCCCGCCACGGTCTTTGGGTTCCGCCTCGCTCGCCACATCGCCGCAGCAGCACGCGACGCGAGAATTACAGTTTCAGGAACTCCGGACAAGCAGGCGTCACTCAAGGGATGCACCAACAGCAATGGCAGCGACGACGATCACCTTCGGAGCACCTGCGCCCTGCTTGTGCTTCCCGAAGAGCGGTCCCCAGACCTGCCAGGCGTCCAGGCGGAGTCGGGGCTTTCTGGGAAGCTGGAGAACTCGACTTCGTCCTCAGGGACTTCGCCTACGTTTGTCGCCCCGGCTTCGCCTTGGGAGCGATTCATGTGCTGTCGAGATCCAccctcgcgcgtctccttcgtctcctcgaaGGCGAAACTCCGACTCCTCCCTGCTTCGGGATCGGTCTCCCGCGGAGGCTCAGCCACAGCCTCCACGAGTGTGTGGGGTcagaagggagacagtggGGCAGGGACGTCTCGTCCCGACGAGGGTGTGTGGGTCGTTCGCCAGGCGGGGACAGGCGTTCCGCTGGCTGTGCGCGCGGctgttgcatgcgcggagTCGGCGccctgcagagaggcgatGCCAGACTCGGACGGTGCAGGCCTGTTGCGCGAAGACCCCGAAGGCGGAGGCACCCGTCGCCGACGCATGTCCACTTCGTCGGCTCCAGGGACGCCCAACCGGAAGCTTCACTCGGGTCGCAGGCCGGTGTCTCCGGCGTGGAGAGGCTTCAGGGGCGCGAGTCGAGCTCTGACTCCTGACGCGGCTGTCTCTCACCAGATGTTCTccggggagagaggaggcagccGAGAGGGGACAGCGTGGAGACCTCGAGGTTGCGAGAACGGAGGAACGGGCGAGGCGAGCCGGCCTCGAATGATGGAGAGATTCTTTCTGTTGGACGCCCACGAAACCGCCGCGGCTGAGCCAATGCCCGCGCGCCTTCGCCGCGTCCGACAGATGGCCTGTAGTTGGTTCCGCAACAAGAAACTCCAGCAGTTTCTCTATCACTGGAGGCGCCAGTTGCCTCTCGGGGCCGACGCAACGCCatcggagagagaaacgaacgctCCAGCTCTCCCTTTTGTGCGAGCTTCTGCGTTCGATGGCAGTTCAGGGGAAGGCTCCGAGACGGGAGCGCTGGGAGGCACAGGCACCGGACCGAGGCcggagctgcatgcgccgagtGTAGGGACTGCCGAGCGTGCCAGCGAAGGCGTGGATCTCCCGCTTGCGATTCTCCAAGAAGCCGAGGCGGAACGCGGACGTGTGAgccatctgcatgcgctcgcgCATGCTCTCGTCTCGAAGTTGGCGACGGTTGCGGAGCCTCTCCCGCTCCAGGCGACATGCTGCggatgtcttcttctctccgttctcaggtcttcttctctcgctgtccgGTCAAGAGGACTCCGCTCGGAGGCCCAGAAAGCGACTGCAAACGGAGACGAATACCTCGTccagggagaagaagtgaagcaggaagaagacacttTGCTCTCTCCACATATGGACAAGGAAGCTGCCGGAATTTCCTCCAGTACTTGTCTGGCTTGTTCGTTCCGACTTGGCCTGAGGTGGCGCGAGGACGCGTTTGCCTTTGAGTATTTTGTCGCGATCTGCCGCCGAGGCCTCACAGCTGAAGAGGCAGGCAGGGAAGAGGTTTCTGAGGAACAGGAATCGGGAGTTCATCAAACTGACGAACGTGAGGCAGAGAACCGCAGATGTGAGGGTGGAGGGCGATCTGGCGAATCTCAGGATGAGGTCGATGCCACTGTTGAGGTCCACGGCGAGAGCAACGCTGGAAAAACGAAGGGCCTGCAGCGAGAGGGGATGAGAAACAAGGCGGGATTGAGCAGCACCGAAGGCGACGGGTGTGGAGTAGAGTTCAAACATCATGGCGGGGACGTTTTTTCAGAAACCAAAGACGGCGAAAGCGCCAAGGACGAAACTGCAAGCGTGCTTGTGTTGGTCCACGATGTTATCCAGCCGTGCGTATTTGACTTCGTCTCGGTCCAAGTTGCATTTCGAGCTGTTCTGTCTCGACTGCTCCCCTTCCTTACCTTTCGGGAAGAGTGCTGGGGGGCCTTCGCAGACGCTCCCGAGTTCCGACAGCTGTTGGCCTCGATCGCTGAGCAGCGGGGTCTCTGCCCGGAGAAGTCCCGCCTCTCGGAAGGAGCACAACGCGCTTCATCGTCGTCGGGATCTGTTGGTCCAAGCGAGATGTGGAAAAGCGGAGATCACACAAAGGCCAGGTCTGCGGAGACGATGGTGCAGGGAGATCCTGATCGAGACGACGGAGGGGAAGCGAAGCGGGAACTCGACGAGATGTGTAGAGAGACGTCAGAGTCGCCGGTGTCTGAGTCTTTGAGTTTCCACGACGTCTGTCGCCACCTTCGCCGCGCGTCGGGAACGCCGTGTTCTCTCCTGGAGACCCTCGAAGCGTTCGTTCaggagacgaacgaaacgcatgcaccgcgCGCGAAACCCCACGCATGTTCTCAAGGGTCTGCCCGCGTCCTGCCCTCTGTCTGCCCGCCATTCACTGTGGTGAAATGCCGGCGCAGGCCTATTGGGCTTGAAAGAGTTCTCCGGCagctcctcttttcctctcaaCCTTCCGCCAGCCCGCAAACGCGCGGCGCAAACTCTCGACTTCTGAGGAGAGGGGGAGGCGCCGCGGCCGCCTTCGACCGCCTCGGAGCTTCGGCGGTGGGGCGGCCTCTCGCCAGCGACGCTCCTGTTGACGCCAGCGGCTTCCAGCAAAATATTCAGAAACTGTTGGAGGCAGAGGCCTTCAGTGTGAACTGTGGGTATTTCTCAGTCCCCTGGtcctcgtcgccgccttcctctctgaaGGAGgatctcttcttcgcggttTTCTTCCCCACGCAGCAGGCGCTCTGTTGTCGCCGGCGGATGCCCGCGAGCCCAGGAGGCCTCGCAAGCGAAGAGATGGAGGAGGACCTGTTTTCGagtggcgaggagacagcggatACACTTTCACCAGAGCGACGCGAGGCCTGCGCGCGCCGCACAGCGAAGGCCTGCATGCGGGGCCTCTTGCAGAGACTCTGGCCCGGACGGTGGccctggagagaggaggccgGCGACGGTCTTCCTCTGAGCGTTGAGGAGGCGtgggaagcggagacaggtaGCCAGTTGCTGGAGGAGATCGAGCGCGACTCCCGAAGACCTCAAGGCACCGGGATGCTGTCGTTTAAGCGCGGCCTCTCGACAGCGAGTGACGGATTCGAGAAAAGACACTCGACGCTGGTCACGAAAGGAGAGTCGTTGAGGTCACCTTTGGTTTCTCAAGATGGAGCCGactcgagggagaagacgacgacggcgGCAGGGATGTCGATGGATTTGGGAGAACGAGGGGCGAAGCATGTGGTAGGGGGGCAAGCAGCGACGTTCGAGGTTTTCGACGCCAATAAACTTCGAGGCGAAttctttccgtttctctccgcagATGCCGACCTCTCGAAAGACGCAAACCCGCCATCTGGaaactctctcttcttcaacgGTCCAGGTGCTGCGCCGAATGTCGACAGCCCCCCGGAGGACCTGCGCTGGCTCCTCCTCCCGACCGCAAGTGCCTCGCTTCGCACGATACCTGCTGCCGTCTTGAACGGATTTTCGGGTGCCCCTTCCTCGTCGGTGCCCGGAGATCCTTCGGTCTCTAAACAGTTCGTCAACGACACcgactcttcctctgcttctgttgcGTCCGCCGTGTCTCCTACCTTGATCCCCGCGCCGGCCCCCGAGACATCTCCCCCCAAGCTTGACGCACTCGCGGCGAGGGCAGAGACGGCGACAAGCGGACGCGCCACGGAGGCCGACAGAGCGGCTGGCTCTCCGCCCTCAAGCTTGACAACGCCTCCTCAGGCAGCGGGTCTGTCGGACCTGCCTGCGAAGGCCGACGACCAGTCGCCGACTGGGTCTCGACATTCGTTGCCGCGAACGGCCGCAGGGACATGCTGCGACTCTACGGTGACGGGCAGCTCGAGGCAGCCGGGCTCTTCGGCTGAAGACGAGTCCTCAGGCGCTGAAAGTGTCTCCGCGGCGGCGGGGCCCTCCTGGGGGACGGTGGAGCATGACTCACCCTTCCAGGCGAAGGCGGGGGACGGTGAGGACGCCCAGCTGAAGGTCCGCGCTGGCGACGGGTCAAGAGAAACAGGGCGCCCTGGAGGCGACGTGGGCTCTGAGGTAGTGAAACGCCGTTTGTGGgcgacagacgcagaagtcaCGGATCTCCGTGACGGCCTAGACTTCCGGCTTGACTGGGCTTCAGACTGCGACTACGGAAACGGGGGAAGCTCGGAGAGTGACGCCGACTCTCCGGAAGAAGGTGGGGAGCACGTGCATGCGGCCTTCGTGGCGGGACAAGCCGTTTCGCGGAGGTCGAAGCAGACCTTGCTCACTTTCGAGGAACCGGTATCTGAGGCGGAGATCTTTGGCGTCGCTCAAGGGGCGCCAGTGGTGCCtagcgaggaagagaaacccAGCGAGACCGTACGAGGACCGTctcgagacggagaaggggGACGGATACCAAGGGCGGAAGTCGCCTCTGTGCTGCGCGAAAtctgctctctccgctcGCCTCCGGCTCTCCGGGACCTCCTGCGCCTGTCGGCCCCCCCCCTGGGAGCTTCTGGAGCGATCGGCGACGGCGCCGTCTCCCCGGGCGCCTACGTCTCGGGCGGTCACACGCTGCGCCCTCGCCGGGGCTCCGATGTCTCCGTGGCTGCCGCCGAGCAACTAACCGGGAAGGCCCCTCATGGGGGGACCCCCGGCGAAACCCGGAGGGGACTGTCTGTGTCGATGGAGGACCATCGTCAGGGCGACGCGGGCCATGCGAGCCGCGAGGAGCCACTGCGAGGCGGGGGCCGCGAGACCGAGGTGTCTGTTCAGAAGCGCCCGCGCACAGTGCCTGTGCCTCAGGACGCCAGGCCTGGTGCCTCTCGCGGTGGCCTATCCCTTCCTGcggccttcctctcgtcctcagcagtgcatgcaaaccCCAGTGGGTACTCGCCGTCGAGTCGAGGCACTCCTCCGCCCGCCGCGGAGGTCTCCTCCCCTTTCATCCACTCCCCGAACTCCTCTGGAACGCCGTGGAGCAAACCCCAGACCTACGGCTCGCTTGTGTCTTCGCCGCACCGGCGTCTCGCCCATTTTCTTGGCTCTGCGAGCCTTGGTCCAGGAGCGCCAGGTTCTCCAGCATACGCTGGGCCGCTGGCGGAAGGGCGCGAAGCAGCAGCGGGGCCCTGGGGGTCTCCGCCCATCCCCGGACGGACGGAGGCGGCTCCTGCAAGCGTGGGAAAGACCGACGCGGAAGCGCCTGGAAATGCTGCGCGTTCGATTGCGGCCGTCATGTCTGTGCTGGCGCAGCACGTGAAGCAGAGGCCTCGTCAGGCCAGAGGAGGGTCTGCCGCGACCTCGGGGGATGTTCCGCGAGGGGGCGAAGGGCGACGTATGGACTTGGCGGCGATTCTGCGGACCCAACAGGCTGACTCCGGAGGTGGCGTCGGGGGTCATAGGTCCCCGGTGGGAGCTGCAATGGAATCCGCTTCCGCGGCGCTTCTTGGGGCTTTAGCAGAGCAGGCCCTGCAGGCGACTCCGCCGCGAAGCCCAGATCGTGCAGCGCCTCTGACCGCTGCCGAGGTTTTGGAGGCGGCCGCCAGGCGCGCGTGGGATGGAACCGGGGACCGGGAGGAGGGGCGTGGAGGTCGCGGGGGGCCTACTGCGGGTTCAGCGGTATTCGGTGAAGAGGCCGATGCCTGGGGCGCTTCAGGCGCCTTGGGCTCCAGAGGAAATCCGTGGGACTTGCTGACCAGGTGCTCCCCGGAGACGCGCCAGaatctgtctcttcttttggCTGCAGCGGAGACGGAGCGAGGACAAAGAAGCCTTGACGGGCGAGAAGGGGGACACACGAGCATGTCGCCAGGCGAGCAGCAGCGCCTCCTGGCGGCGACTGCGGCCCTGCGCCTTGCGGCTCTGGAGGCCGCGAGTCGACGCCGCCAGGAAACGGAACCCCGCCAAGCCTCCTGCGGGGCAAATGCCCCGCTCGAGATCCAACTCCAGAATTTGAAGCGCGTTTTGGGTATAGGCGTTTCAGAGGGAGCgggcgcgaagaaggctgCCCCCGTGGGTTTACCGGCTCGCTCGGCTCCAAGCCTCGTCGCGGCCCTGGCCGGGGAAGTCGCCGCCTCACCCGTCACTTTAGCACCTGCGCCTCCAGGCCCCACGTCCCCCGCGTCGGCGCCCGAGGCCTCGGCTTTTGCGGAGGGGGCCTCCGACGTCTCCGACAGTGCTGTGCCCGGACCCCGAGGCCCGGGGACTCGGCCGGCGTCCCCTGCAGACGCCGCGAGTTTGCTGCATGGGGCGCTTCAGCCGGAAGGCGGAGAGGGCGAAGGGCGCCGAACGCGGGGAGCTTGCGGGTCGGGGCGACGGGACCGCACAGACAGCAGCAGCTACAGCGAGGACTCGCACTGTGAGGACGCGGGGACTTCGGCTGCGGGGTCTGGGTCCGGAGCCCCGAGCTCAGGCGGGGGAACACCACGCGCCGGGGGgctcgaggaagacgagtTGGTCCCCATCGGGGCGTTGCCTACGGGCGTTTACTTCGACGTCGCGAGGCGGCTCTGGAGGTGCCAGTGGCGGGAGGACGGACGTCTGAAGAGCAGCGGATTTTCTCTGAAGCACTACAAAACACTGGAAGCGGCGAGGGCCGCCTGCATCCTGTACAAGTGCGCCATGACCAACACCCGCGTCGACCCCGCGTGGATGGTCCCCGAGTACATCCCGCTATCGATGGCCAGCAAGCGGCTCGTCAAACAGAGACATCAGGCCGCGGGGCTCCATGCGGGTGCCGCCGAGAAGCCCCGGGCATCCGACGAGGACCCTTGTGGACACGCTGGAGTCTCCCGCAGGCGCCGTCCAGCTGACGGCGCTGGCGGGGCGTCGCCCACCAGCCGAGGCCCGCTGACGCTGGACGACGAGGATCTGGCCGATCGCCGACTCATGTCCCAGCGTATGGGTGCGCCACAGACGCCCCGGAGTCTCCTTCCGGCGCTGGGGCTCCAAGGCCCAGTGAATCCGGGaccagaaggagacacctctCCCTGCGCGTCGGCTGCCGCGGGGCGGTTCGCCGGGGCGGGGTCTGTAGGCCTCGAGGCGATGCTTGCCGCGGCCGAGCGACATGTGCGGGCCGCGAGCCTGAAGGCAGGCGCGCTCCCGCAAAGCCCTCAGGACCCTCGCGCGTTGCTCAAGCTATTGGAAGAGGCCTCTCGGCAAAACTGA